One genomic region from Anabaena sp. PCC 7108 encodes:
- a CDS encoding serine hydrolase, whose protein sequence is MKLNWLLLSLTSVLLISLPAKANFNTNQVENANVGQGNRSNLQLPELKFIPPTLSEDFANPIDTAKYTGIVPLGRELSELQTPIKALMARYRFLTPGIFFMDLQTGNYLNINGDQPFSAASTIKYPILIALFQEVDAGRINLNETLVMQRKHVTGGSGDMQYRRVGTKLSLLETVNKMMTISDNTATNMMIDRLGGKANLNQRFRAWGLQSTVIKNMLGDFKGTNKTSAKDLVRLSALITNNQLISDTSRSQVLGIMIHCHNRSLLPSGLGNGASIAHKTGTLRFVLGDAGIIETPSGKRYLAGIFVRRPNNDSRAIAFIRQVSQVVYGYFEQPKVTNLPQL, encoded by the coding sequence ATGAAACTAAACTGGTTATTACTTAGCCTCACAAGTGTTCTTCTAATATCCTTGCCAGCAAAGGCAAATTTTAACACGAATCAAGTTGAGAACGCAAACGTTGGACAGGGAAATCGCTCAAATTTACAACTACCAGAATTAAAATTTATTCCTCCAACTCTTTCAGAAGATTTTGCCAATCCAATAGATACTGCTAAATACACTGGTATAGTCCCTTTAGGAAGAGAATTATCAGAACTACAGACTCCGATTAAAGCATTAATGGCTCGATACAGATTCCTCACTCCCGGAATCTTTTTTATGGACTTGCAAACCGGAAATTATTTAAATATAAATGGTGATCAACCTTTCTCGGCTGCTAGTACAATTAAGTATCCTATTTTGATTGCTTTATTTCAGGAAGTAGATGCAGGGAGAATCAACTTAAATGAAACATTGGTGATGCAACGTAAACACGTTACTGGTGGTTCTGGAGATATGCAGTATCGGCGAGTAGGAACTAAGCTGAGTCTTTTAGAAACTGTCAATAAAATGATGACTATTAGCGATAATACCGCTACCAATATGATGATCGACCGTTTAGGTGGTAAGGCAAATTTAAATCAGCGGTTTCGGGCTTGGGGGTTACAAAGTACTGTAATTAAGAATATGTTAGGAGACTTTAAAGGAACTAATAAAACTAGTGCCAAAGACTTAGTCAGACTGTCAGCTTTAATTACAAATAATCAATTAATTTCTGATACAAGTCGCTCTCAAGTTTTAGGTATTATGATTCATTGTCATAATAGAAGCCTACTGCCATCTGGCTTGGGTAATGGGGCAAGTATTGCTCATAAAACAGGAACTCTGAGGTTTGTACTGGGAGACGCGGGTATTATTGAAACACCATCAGGTAAACGCTATTTAGCAGGAATTTTCGTGCGAAGACCAAATAATGACAGTAGAGCCATAGCTTTTATTCGTCAAGTATCTCAGGTTGTATATGGTTATTTCGAGCAACCAAAAGTTACCAATCTACCTCAATTATAA